A window of Costertonia aggregata contains these coding sequences:
- a CDS encoding gluconate 2-dehydrogenase subunit 3 family protein encodes MDRRKALKNMGLALGYTVATPTLISIVQGCKNEKIIEWTPDFFTKEQGNVLTTLVDIILPKTDTPAASEVNVHVFIDRFIDQVVEKEQQDFIKMTMAKFVDKALKDSGKEKIADLNAEDLEPVLASALKYTKEEEIKNFDMIRGYNEAVEQGSEAALDDSISRFAFANNLRGMTVWGYKTSEYVGEEVLAYLPVPGEYIGCGDLQELTGGKAWSL; translated from the coding sequence ATGGATAGAAGAAAAGCATTAAAAAATATGGGGCTCGCTTTGGGTTATACCGTGGCCACCCCAACTTTGATCAGTATAGTACAGGGCTGTAAAAATGAGAAAATCATTGAATGGACCCCTGATTTTTTCACAAAGGAGCAAGGCAATGTGCTCACCACCTTGGTAGATATCATTCTACCGAAAACCGATACGCCTGCCGCATCGGAGGTAAATGTGCATGTGTTTATAGATCGTTTTATAGATCAAGTTGTCGAAAAAGAACAGCAGGACTTTATAAAAATGACGATGGCCAAGTTTGTCGATAAGGCCCTAAAAGATTCCGGTAAAGAAAAAATCGCTGATTTAAATGCCGAGGATTTAGAACCTGTACTTGCATCCGCATTGAAATACACCAAAGAAGAGGAAATCAAGAACTTCGATATGATCAGGGGCTACAATGAAGCCGTGGAGCAGGGCAGTGAAGCTGCTTTGGACGATTCTATATCGCGCTTCGCTTTCGCCAATAACCTGAGGGGCATGACAGTTTGGGGCTACAAAACCTCAGAATACGTGGGAGAAGAAGTGTTGGCGTATCTTCCTGTTCCCGGAGAATATATTGGCTGTGGGGATTTACAAGAATTGACAGGTGGCAAGGCATGGTCTTTATAA
- a CDS encoding TIM barrel protein, protein MKRRNFIKTSALTSGSLALGGAFSYSKTARPVKAHTFNLKYAPHLGMFKHLAGKDPIDQLHFMADQGFTAFEDNNMRERDIALQDKMAKAMQDVGITMGVFVAHKIYWKEPNLASGNISKREEFLGYIKTSIEVAKRVNAKWMTVVPGHLDLKQNMGYQTANVVETLKQASALLEPHDLTMVLEPLNFRDHPGLFLTKSPQAYAVCKAVDSPSCKILFDIYHQQIQEGNLIPNIEASWDEIAYIQIGDNPGRKEPTTGEINYNNVFKFIHSKGFDGVLGMEHGNSKPDKAGEQAVIDAYKKVDDFLQ, encoded by the coding sequence ATGAAGAGAAGAAATTTCATAAAAACTTCGGCCCTTACCAGTGGATCACTTGCACTCGGTGGGGCCTTTTCTTATTCCAAAACTGCCAGACCTGTAAAAGCACATACGTTCAATTTAAAATATGCCCCACATTTGGGCATGTTCAAGCATCTTGCCGGGAAAGACCCTATTGACCAATTGCATTTTATGGCGGATCAAGGCTTTACCGCTTTTGAGGATAACAATATGCGTGAACGTGATATTGCCTTACAAGATAAAATGGCAAAAGCGATGCAAGATGTAGGCATTACCATGGGTGTATTCGTGGCCCACAAAATCTATTGGAAAGAGCCTAACCTTGCTTCTGGCAATATTTCCAAAAGGGAAGAATTCTTGGGCTATATAAAAACATCCATAGAGGTTGCCAAACGTGTAAACGCCAAATGGATGACCGTTGTACCGGGTCATTTAGACCTAAAACAAAACATGGGCTACCAAACCGCAAATGTGGTGGAAACGCTCAAACAGGCTTCTGCCCTATTGGAACCCCATGATTTGACCATGGTTCTTGAACCTTTGAATTTTAGGGATCACCCCGGGTTATTTTTAACAAAATCTCCCCAAGCCTATGCTGTTTGCAAAGCTGTGGATTCCCCCTCCTGTAAAATTCTTTTTGATATTTATCATCAGCAAATACAAGAAGGTAACCTTATTCCCAATATAGAGGCTTCATGGGATGAAATAGCTTATATCCAAATTGGGGACAACCCCGGAAGAAAAGAACCTACTACAGGGGAGATAAACTACAACAATGTGTTTAAATTTATTCATAGTAAAGGTTTTGATGGTGTTTTAGGGATGGAACACGGCAACTCTAAACCGGACAAAGCTGGTGAGCAGGCCGTGATAGATGCCTATAAAAAAGTGGATGATTTTCTGCAATAA